The sequence ATGATTTTCTCGCGCACCAGTTCAGCGGCAAGGAAACGGCTGCTGCGGTCGGTGATCTGGTCTTCCGGGAAGAAGTGCTCGTTCTCCGGCAGGTGCTGGGCGATAACCCGCTCCAACGCTTCCAGGTTGTGACCGTGCTGGGCCGAGATCGGCATGATCTGGGCGTTCGGCAGTTGTTCCTGCAGCCAGCTCAGGTGCGGCATCAGCTCGGCCTTGTCTTCGATGCGGTCGGTCTTGTTCAACGCGACGATCAACGGGCCAGTCACGTATTGCACACGCTCAAGGACCATCTGGTCTTCGTCGGTCCACTTGGTGCGGTCAACGACGAAGATCACCACGTCGACGTCTTTCAACGCGGCCGAGGCGGTCTTGTTCATGTAGCGGTTGAGAGCTTTCTCGCCACCTTTGTGCATGCCTGGGGTATCAACGTAGACCGCCTGGATATTGCCTTCGGTCTTGATGCCCAGCATGTTGTGGCGCGTGG is a genomic window of Pseudomonas sp. ADAK18 containing:
- the era gene encoding GTPase Era, encoding MTDSTATRCGYVAIVGRPNVGKSTLLNHILGQKLAITSRKPQTTRHNMLGIKTEGNIQAVYVDTPGMHKGGEKALNRYMNKTASAALKDVDVVIFVVDRTKWTDEDQMVLERVQYVTGPLIVALNKTDRIEDKAELMPHLSWLQEQLPNAQIMPISAQHGHNLEALERVIAQHLPENEHFFPEDQITDRSSRFLAAELVREKIMRQMGAELPYQITVEIEEFKQQGKTLHIHALILVERDGQKKIIIGDKGERIKRIGTEARKDMELLFDSKIMLNLWVKVKGGWSDDERALRSLGYGDL